The Planctomycetota bacterium region CGATCTGGACGCGTCCATCGCCTTCTACTGCGAGAAGCTCGGGCTGAGGCGCGCGTTCGACTTCGTGAACGACAAGGGGGAGCGCTTCGGCGTCTACCTGCACCTCGGCGGGCGGAACTTCATCGAGCTGTTCAGTGGCCAGGCAGGCGAGCCGGCCAAGGGCCAGAGCTTCCGCCACATCTGCATCGAGGTGGACGACGTGGCCGCCACGGTAGCCGACCTGCGCGCCAAGGGCGTGGAAGTCACCGACCCGAAGCTCGGCAGCGACCAGAGCTGGCAGGCCTGGCTGGCCGATCCCGACGGCAACCGCATCGAACTGCACGGCTACACTCCCGAGAGCTGGCAAGCGCCTCACCTGAGGTGAGCGCGGAGAGGCCGCTCGACCCTATCTACCGGAGACCGGACTGATGGGACGGCACCTTGGGGCTTTGCTTGGCATGCTACTCTGTGTCGGCGCTGCGCGCGCGGAGAACTGGCCGCAGTGGCGCGGGCCAGCGTTCAACGGCTCCTCAACCGAAACAGGGCTGCCAGCGGCCTGGGACATCGCGACGAAGTCGAATGTCGCCTGGGTGGCTCCCCTGCCCGGCCCTTCCGCCGCCACTCCCATCGTCTGGGGCGACCGCGTGTTCGTTAGTTCCGTGGATGCGGAGACCCGAGAGCTGGTCGCGCTGTGCCTGGATGCGACTTCGGGCACGCGGCTCTGGCGGAAGGCGGTTGGCAAGGACCGCAAGGCGCCGGTCGGCGGCAACAACATGGCTTGCCCCTCGCCTGTAACGGATGGCAAGACGGCCTGGTTCTACTACGGCACGGGGACGCTCGTGGCCCTCGACTCCGGGGGCAAGGAGCTCTGGGCGCGCGAGCTGGAGAAGGACTACGGCGAGTTCGTGGTCAAATACGGCTACAGCTCGAGTCCCCTGCTCTTCAAGGGCAAGCTGTACGTCCTCGTCATGCAGAACGCCAGCGCCCAGAAGTACAACCGCGCCCACGACAAGCGGGCCGAGCCCCTCGAGTCATTCCTTCTCGCGCTCGACCCGGCCACGGGGAAGACCCTGTGGCGGCACGTTCGGCCGACCGATGCGCCTGACGAATCGGTCGAGAGCTACCTCACCCCCACCCCCTACGAGGGCAGCGGCCGAGCCGAGATCATCATCCCCGGCGGCGAGTGCGTGACGGGGCATGATGCCGAAACGGGCGCCGAGCTGTGGCGGTGGTGGTATCAGCCCAATGACCGGCAAGCGTGGCAGCGCACGGTCAACTCCGCGGTGCCCGGCGACGGACTCATCTTCGCGGTGCGGCCCAAGCACCGCTCCGTCTACGCCATCAAGGGCGGCGGCAAAGGCGAACTGGGCGCGGGCGACCTCGCCTGGCGGCTCGACAAGACCGTGCCCGACGTGCTCACGCCCCTCCTCTACCAGGGCCGCCTCTATGTGGCGAACGACGCCAACCGCGTGATGGCCTGCCTCGACGCCACGACGGGCAAGGTGCTCTGGGAGCACAGCCTGGAGATGAAGGGCGTGCTCCGCGCGTCGTTCACAGCGGGCGACGGCAAGATCTACGTCATCAGCCAGAATGGCGAGGTCGCCGTCCTGGCAGCCGGCGACGAGTTCAGGGTGCTCTCCCGCGTCCAGATGGGCGAAGGCCCGTGCACGGCCTCCATCGCCATTGCGGGCGGCAAGCTGTTCATTCGCACGGCAAGGAACCTGTGGTGCATCAGGGCGGGCACGTAGCACGACAGGAATGATGAGACCGATGAAACGAGGCGGCACATTTCTTCGCGGGTCCTGTCGGCCCTCTCGGTCCTGTTCGTCCTATAGACCCCATCGGGAACGCCAACCAGGAGCCTTCGATGGAGCTCACCCGCATTTCGGCCTGCACCTACCCGCTTCGGGCCAAGCCCGCCGCCGAGGCGCTCGCGGCGATGGGCCAGGCGGGGTTCAAGAAGGTTGACCTCTGGGGCAATGTGCCCCACTTCTCCGCCGACCCTGCGCGATGCGACCCTTCCGCGCTGGAGGCCGCGGCGAGGGCGGCAGGTGTTGGCATCGCCAATCTCGGCACTTACTGCGGAGGGGACTTCGCCTCGGACTCCGAGGAGGTCCGAGCCAGGTCGCTCGCCGAGATGAAGGCGACCATTGACCTGGCGGCTCGCTTCGGCGCGCGCTCGATCCGCGTGCGCCCCGGGACGAGCGAGGACCCGGCCATCATCCCGCGCCTTGTGCCGCTCTTCGCCGAGAGCGCGGCCTACGCGGCGACCCGCGGCATCTACCTGGGGATGGAGAACCACGGCGGCAGCCTGGCGGGGAACGTCGAGGCGGCGGTCCGCCTGTGCGAGGCCGTCGGCTCGCCGCACTTCGGCATCCTCTACGAGCCCTGCAATTTGTCTCACGCGCGGGTGGACTACAGGGCGGCGTTCGAGGCATTCAAGCCCTGGATCGTCCACATCCACGTCAAGGACGGCCGCTGGGCCGCCGACAAGTTCCAGGCGACGCACCTCGGGGAGGGGGAGATTGACTATCCCTGGGTCGTTGGGAGGATGGAGGCGATGGGCTACCGCGGCGACTACGCGCTCGAGTACGAAATCTGCGACGTTGAACCGCTGGAGACGGCGCTGCCACGTTGGCTGAGCTACTTCGCTCGGCTTTGAGCGTTGAGCAGGCGAAGGACGGCATCCGGTGAGGCGACTCCTGCCTCCACCGCGAAGAGGGCCTCGGCGTTCGCGGCCCGATAGCCGTCCGCGGCGGGCGCCAGGCGCTTCGCCGCCTCCTCCGCAGGCATCGGGCGCCTGGCCGAGCCCACGGTGTCCGCCCACAGCAACGGCCGCGGTGCCCAGAGGACCAGCCACTGCGGCACGTCGCCCACCTTCAGCACATTCGGCGCGTAGGCCCATTGCGGGAGGGGCAGCGGATCGGCGATGGCGAGGGCCAGGCCTCCCATCGCGCCTTCCACCACTCCGGCGGCAAGGTCATCCGAGAGCGCCCCGGCAAGGGCGGCGATCCACCCGACGGCCCCTCGCGCGACCACAGCAACCCGCTCCGCGCCCTGCGCCTTCAGGTAGCGGGCGGCGCACAGGACATCCCAGGCCTGTTGAGCGAGAAGCGGACGGCCGAGCAGCACGGCGTCGCTGGCGCAGTGGTTGAGGTTGACGCGGCCCTCGCCGAGCGCCCGAGGCTCCAGCGCCAGCACGGGGAGGCCCGCCTCCAGCAGCCCACGAACGACCGGCGACACGCGCGCCGCCGCTTTGCCGCCGTCGTCGAGGACGATGGCGGCGGGACCATTAGCCACCACTTGCCTGGGATGGATGAGAAGCGCGGGGACCTCCAGCGGCGGCGCGACTTCGGTGGCGAGGGCAAGGCGCTCGATCTGGTGGCCCTGCCACTCGAACTTGCCCAACTCGCGAGCAGCCGGCGGAGGGGGGGCGGGCGGGCCGCCGAGCGTCTCCCAGAGCTTCGCCCGCAAGGCCTTGGCCCAAGCCGCATAGAGGGCGGGTTCGCTCGGCACCCTCGCGTAGCCGGCCGCGAGACGCTCGGCTTCGGCC contains the following coding sequences:
- a CDS encoding sugar phosphate isomerase/epimerase family protein — encoded protein: MELTRISACTYPLRAKPAAEALAAMGQAGFKKVDLWGNVPHFSADPARCDPSALEAAARAAGVGIANLGTYCGGDFASDSEEVRARSLAEMKATIDLAARFGARSIRVRPGTSEDPAIIPRLVPLFAESAAYAATRGIYLGMENHGGSLAGNVEAAVRLCEAVGSPHFGILYEPCNLSHARVDYRAAFEAFKPWIVHIHVKDGRWAADKFQATHLGEGEIDYPWVVGRMEAMGYRGDYALEYEICDVEPLETALPRWLSYFARL
- a CDS encoding VOC family protein, which codes for MVKALAHVCFTVRDLDASIAFYCEKLGLRRAFDFVNDKGERFGVYLHLGGRNFIELFSGQAGEPAKGQSFRHICIEVDDVAATVADLRAKGVEVTDPKLGSDQSWQAWLADPDGNRIELHGYTPESWQAPHLR
- a CDS encoding PQQ-binding-like beta-propeller repeat protein, whose product is MLLCVGAARAENWPQWRGPAFNGSSTETGLPAAWDIATKSNVAWVAPLPGPSAATPIVWGDRVFVSSVDAETRELVALCLDATSGTRLWRKAVGKDRKAPVGGNNMACPSPVTDGKTAWFYYGTGTLVALDSGGKELWARELEKDYGEFVVKYGYSSSPLLFKGKLYVLVMQNASAQKYNRAHDKRAEPLESFLLALDPATGKTLWRHVRPTDAPDESVESYLTPTPYEGSGRAEIIIPGGECVTGHDAETGAELWRWWYQPNDRQAWQRTVNSAVPGDGLIFAVRPKHRSVYAIKGGGKGELGAGDLAWRLDKTVPDVLTPLLYQGRLYVANDANRVMACLDATTGKVLWEHSLEMKGVLRASFTAGDGKIYVISQNGEVAVLAAGDEFRVLSRVQMGEGPCTASIAIAGGKLFIRTARNLWCIRAGT